GGAGTTGGTATTGCTGCTGGAGTCGTGATCATTGGTGGTGGATTATATTTACTTGCTCAGAGTGGAGCGTCCGGCGCAGGCGAAGCAGCTGGCTATATAATTGGTACTGGTTTACTAGCTGGTGAAACTTTGTGGGAAAAAGGCGACGAAGTTTCAAAGGCCTTTACCGAGTCAGCAGAAGAAAACAAGACGCGCGGCTTAGAAAATTTAAAAACCTATCGCTTCGTGCGCTTCTTACCAAGTTGGATTTCGTTTATGGATTCGGGAATTCCTGAAACTGCCAATACAAAAGGGTTTGTAATCAAATCGCCGCAAGGAAAAACGGCCGTTCAATTCCTGCAAAGATTCTAATCAAGAACCAAGGTTGGCGAGAAGGGTTCATATGCAAGGCGGAGGATCTTTCGCGAAACGCAGGCGTGGCAGCGCCACGTCGGAGAGAAGCGAAAGACCGCACAACGCAGTCGATTGGGCCCTTATCGGCGACCGCTTTAGAAGTATTTTTTGCGCTGGGACGATGGAAGAATTTTAAGTACGTCACGGTATTTTGCTACCGTACGACGGGCGATTTGGATGCCCTCTACTTTTAAAAGATCCACGATTTTTTGGTCTGAAAGAGGATTTTTTGGATCTTCTTTTGCCACCAAGTCTTTGATTTTAATTTTTACTGATTCACTTGCTAATGAATCTCCATCTGAAGAACTGATTCCAGAGTTGAAGAAGTATTTTAGCTCGTAAATACCTTGTGGTGTATGCACGTACTTCGCAGTTGTTACACGACTTACAGTCGATTCATGCATGCCGATGTCGTTTGCGATATCACGCAATACCATCGGTTTTAAGTATTCAGAACCGCGATCAAAGAAGTCGCGTTGGTGCTTAACGATGGATTCAGCCACTTTGTAAATCGTGCGCTGTCTTTGGTGGATGGATTTAATCAACCAAACCGCAGAACGCAGTTTTTCTTGAATATAATCCTGGGTTTTATCACCTGTAGTTTTGCCACCTTTAAGCATGTTTTTATAAAAATTCGAAATTTTTAAACGCGGAAGACCGTCTTCATTCAAAGAGACAACGTAATCATCGCCAACTTTGTAAACGTAAACATCCGGAGTCACATAGTGGGTGTCACTAGCAACAAATGCACGTCCTGGTTTAGGGTCCATCGCATAAATAATTTTGCAGATCTCAATAATATCTTCAACATCACGATTCAACGCTTTCGCAATAGCTTCGTAATTCTTTTTCTCAAGATCTTTAAGATGATTATTAATTAAATTCACTAGATCGTGGGTATCTTCTTCCAAGTGTTTTGCTTGGATTAATAGACACTCTTTTAGATCTCTGGCGCCAACGCCCGCTGGATCAAATTCGTGGATCAAAGTTAAGGTGTCTTGCAAAAGACCTAAATCAACTTTTTCTTCTTCCGCGATCTGTTCTAAGGGAATCTTAATGTAACCGTCGTCGTCGATGGCGCCGATCAAAGCATCGGCTGCTTGCTCTTCTTCTTCAGAAAAACCGTTCATCTTCACTTGCCAGTAAAGGTGATCATGCAAAGTCTGAGACGCCGTGATGACGTTCTCATAGTTCATGATCTCTTCAGAACCTGCCATTCCTGATTGAGGTGGCTTTTGATTGGCTTCGATATAGGATTCCCACTCAAACTCATCTTGTTTTTGCGGGTCTTGAACGTTTTGATCAGGGGCAGCTTCAGAATGTTCTACTTCATTCGCCGCATCTTTAGTCCTTTGCAGATCTTCTTCTTTCAAAGTTTCTGCTTCTTCAAGGATTGGATTTTCTTCTAGTTCAGAGCGAACAGCCGACTCTAACTCCATACGAGACATCTGCAAAAGCTTGATCGCCTGCTGCAGTTGCGGAGTGATCACCAGAGACTGGCTCAGGTTCATCGTCTGTCGAAGAGCCATTAGAAAATCCTTTCTACCTCTAGCATTATGCTAGAGCACATCTATTTAGAGCTTAAAGTTCTCGCCTAAATAGAACTTACGGGCAAGTTCAGAAGTTGCAATCTCATCAGAGCTTCCACTGACCTGTATTTTCCCATCCTTTAAAATATAAGCATAATCGCAAATGCCTAAAGTCTCACGAACGTTGTGATCCGTGATTAGAACTCCTATACCTTTGGCCTTAAGATCGCGGATGATATTTTGAATGTCTGCGACCGCAATCGGATCGATACCGGCAAAGGGTTCATCAAGCAAAAGAAACTTTGGCGAGCCGGCTAAGGCTCTAGCGATTTCAACACGACGTCTTTCACCACCCGACAGCGCATAACCGTAGCTGTCGCGAATATGATTGATATGGAAGTCGCCAATCAGCTGCTCTAACTTTTCAGAGCGTTGGGCTCCGCTATAACCATGGGCTTCTAATGCCACAACGATATTTTCGGCCACTGTTAGTTTGCGGAAAATGCTTGGTTCCTGTGCTAGGTAACTTAAACCCACCCGGGCACGACGGTACATAGGCTCTTTAGATATATTTACTTCATCGATATTGATAGTACCCGAATCTGACTGAACAAGGCCCACCACCATATAAAATGAGGTCGTCTTTCCAGCTCCGTTCGGACCTAGTAAACCCACGACTTGGCCCGATTCTACTGAAAATGAAACGCCATCAACGACCCTGCGTTTTTTGAAGGATTTAGAAATGTCTTTGATGGTGAGCATACTCATTGATCTTTATTCTCCACCTTGGCACGTACTCGTTCAACTTTAACCTTTTTTCCACCTTCGAGGAAGATGATTTCCTCTCCGGTAAGTTCATCGTTGTTTTGAATGACCTTTGGGCTGCCCTTGAAGACGTACTTATTTGTTAAAAGGTCTAGGTTGACGCTTTCAGAGGTAGCAAATTTATCTAAGTCGCTGACTTTCACGCCACCACTGACTGCCACCGAAGAAAGAATGTCGGCGCCCGATTTATATAAAAAGGAGGCTTCGGGTCCTTCTAAAGTCATCTTGTCATAAACTAAGCGCACGGCCCCTTGGAATTTAGCTTGCTTATGTTTTCCACTAAATTCAGCAGAGTCAGCTAAAATATCGAATCTTTTATTATCGTTCACAGACTTGCTTGCTGCTACTTTATCTTGGATCAACATCTTAGATTGATCCACAAGCACTCGCATTCGGCCGCCAAGTACAGAAAGACCTTCCCCTGTTGTATCATCGGGGCCCTTCATACTGACTTTTTCAGGGCTATCGATTTGACGCTTTTTTGCTGAATAAAAAATAGAAGGCGTGTTGAACACATAACCGTTTTCAGAACGAGTGACCACGTTGCCAATAACGCTAAGATCTTTCGATTTAGAGTCGATGGTCCCGCTGTCCCCGGTCACAGTAAATTCAACCTTTTCCTGATTGTAAAAAAAGACTTTAACTTGCTTCAGTTTCCAGGTTCCTGCGGTTTGGCTTCCTTCTGCGGAAGCTGCATAAAGCTCCCAGTCGCGGGTGCCTGATTGACTTTCTACAAGGTGAACGCCTTGCATTTTTTGTTCTGCAAGACTTGATGGCTCTTCGACTTTTTCCCCGCGCGCAATACGTTTTTCTTTTTCTTCTTGGATACGTTCTTGCTCTTCGGCTCTTTTGCGCACAGCCGCTTCATCTTCGATTTCAAGCTTTGAAGGGAAAACGATAAGAATCTCGACAAACAGGATAACTAGCAGTGTTCCAAAGATGAGATTCTTAAATTTAGCCATAATTAAGATGCGCAGCCCTTTTTGTCAGAGGTTCTGCGCAGAATATCGAAATTTTAGTTGGAAGTCGATTCCTGAGGTTGTTTAGTCACTGCGAAATTAATTTCGCCAGCTCCAGCCTCAGTCACGGTGAACAACACTTTTTTAACAGTTAAGAAGTCCACGCCTTTGTCGGCCTGAATGGTCACTTTGCTCCATGCATTAGGATCTTCTTCACTTTCACCACGTGTTGTTTCAACTACGTCGCGAATTTGGTTTTGCAATTTACTTTCTTGCTCTGCTTTGGACTTAGCTAACGCAGCTTCTAACTGGGTCTTCAGATTTGGAATATTCCAATCTTCTGATCCCTTTACTTCATCGAAAGTAGCTACAGTGTCCTTATCCAAAAGAATTTCTTTATTAGAAATTGTCACTACGTGGGCAGGCTTTAACTCGCGCACCGCAGATGCTTTTGGCAAAACAACTTCTTTAGGAATATAAAGAATTTCGCCAGTCGCATTGTAGTTTTGCAAAAGAAAGATCACTAGCACGGTGAACATATCCACCATCGCTGTCAGTGATAGAAGCGCAGTTACATCACGCTTCCCTTTTCTTTTGCTTAGAATGTTATGGTAACGGTGTCTTTCACCGGGTCTAAAGATGGCCATTAATTCGGCCCTCCTGTTGCTACAGAAATTGCTGAAAAGCCAGCGCTTAAGCAATTATCCATGGCTTTGATAAGCTGTTCATAAGGAACTGCATCGGCAACGCTGACAACTGCATCCACTTTTTCAGGATACAGCTGCTTTACACGCTGAAGTTGCGCTACAAGGCCTGCATCATCAAATTGCTCGTTCACCATAGGAAGACTGATCACTTGTCTCCCAACAGTTAAAACATAGCCCACTTCTTTCACGTCCACTTTCACTACCACATCGGCATTCGGCGGCGGCGTCGGAGAAGGCTGCGTGTCCATTTTCTTCCCATACAGGGAACTGCCAATTTGAATCATAGACACTTGGGTCCATACGGCCGTGATCAAGAGGAACGTGATGAGAACGCTCATCAAGTCGATGAAAGGCACGAGATTCAACTCGATATTCTTCTTTCTTCCTCTGGAATCACCGCTATCTATATGAGCCATTGATTACCTCTAGTCTTTAATCTTTTCTCTATTAGCTACAACCAAGTTCAAAAGACTCATGCTTGTTTCGATAACTTCGTTTTCCGTTTTTTGAATACGATGTTGGAACAAACCGTAAGCAACGATAGAGATGATCGCCACTAAAAGACCAAACGCCGTACAGTTCAGGGCGTGTGAGATACCTTTTGAAAGTTCCAATGCTTTAGTTGCAGGATCCGCTGCAGCCACTGCACGGAATGAACCGATCATACCGATGATCGTTCCTAGAAGACCGGCAAGAACGGCAACGTTACCGAAAACTGCCAAGAACGAAGTCCAACCTTCTACTTTTGGCATTTCTCTCATAACTGCTGCATCCATTGCTACTTGCACTTCTTCGTCAGGGCGTTTATTCATCGCCTGAACTAGACCTGCTTTAACCGTGTTCGTCAACGGAGCCGGACGAGCATCGCAATAGCTGATAGCTTGGCGTAAATCACCTGCTACAACCATTCTGAAAATTTGGTCAGTGAATTCTTTTTTATCCACTGAAAGGTTTTTTAATTTCATCAATCTTTCCACGATCACAAACACCGCCAAGATAGCGATAACTGCGATCACGTACATGACGAAACCACCCTCTGCGAATGCGCGCTGGATGAAATTCATGTTGTCTACTGTTACTGTTGGGTTCACGGGAACTCCTCCTCTAAAAATTAATTAGCTTGATTCAATACGAACGGGTACGCCTGCACTTCAGCCACTAGGCCTGGTGGAGGTTCTGGGAATGTCCAACTTGCCAAACGATCGCGAATGCAATTTTCAACTTGGCGGTTACCCAGTGTTGAACTTTTCACTTTCACATTTCGCGCCTGACCTTGAGCCACGATTTCCCAGCTTAAAACAATTTTACCTTCTAAAGACGTCCCCTTTTGCAGAGTATTCAAAGCGCGCTCATAGCAGCTTTGTAATTCGTGCTTCTTCGCGCGAATCACGCGGCGAATGGCTTCTTTATCGATGGTACCAACGAAAGATTCTTCCGCTCCGCCACCTTCGATCGCGACAGAGTTTTTACTGCCGAAACCTTCAGAGGCACCGTAAGCAGATTGGCCCGAACCGCGGCCTTTGGTTCCAACTCCGGCGATACCCTGAGTTGCTGTTCCCTTACCGCCCGCACCTGAATCTTTAAACTTAGAACCTAAATTATCACCAGCACGGTCTTCGTTAAAGCCTGATGCCCCCGATGCTTTATCGGCCATACCAAGAACTTCACCGGCACCAGAATAAGCTTTGTCGATTTCTTTACGGCTTCCGCCGCCACCGAAGGCACTGAATAAGCCCACTTTAGAAATATCTTTATTAGATGATTGCGCGTTCGCCCCAGCAGTTTGGCCTGTTTTAATTGCGCCCCCCTGACGAGTTGAAGTGAACTTTTTTGTACGGTCTTTTGCCATTGGCTTAGGCGCCACTTCACTAGCTCTTGCTGCGACTTGCGTTTTTGCGGCTTTTTCAGCAACCGCACCTTTTTTCTGCGCATCACGAGTTTTATCTGACACCACGACTTTTTGCGGAGGTGGAGTCGGCGTTGGTACCGGAGTCGGAACCGGCGGTGGCTCTGGCGGAGGCGGAGTTGGAACAGGAGTTGCCGCTTCAGGTGGTTTATTGAAAATAACCTGGGCAATTCTTTGCACTTCCTCTTGTTTATTTTCCTGCCAGTCTTTTGGGATCGTTGCTGAGATATAAAGCGCTAACAATCCAACTAAAACTAATGACATCACTAAGCCAGTTAACTCTGAGCTTGAAAGCATCATCGGCAACATTGGTACGGTCGCAGCCTGCGGCACGTGTCTGATATAAAGGTGAATGTTTCCACCCGGTAAAGTCACGCAAGCCATTTCGTTTTGATCGACACGAATTCCCGCAGCTGAAGTCACAGCGCGAGTTCCGTTTGAGGTCACCAACTCAACGGTCATATCCGCATTGGCATTCACCTTAAGACCGCCCGCCATTTCAACAATCGGGAATCCGCGATTTAAAAGACCTTCTGGTAAAGCGACAGAATGATCACCGCCTGCATTCACACGGATCGTTTTATTTCCGCGGAAATGATAGGTCGTAAGAATTCTTTCCTTCCAAGTGACGACAACTTGAACTGTTGTGCCCTTGGTGGGTTTTAAATAGGATTTTAAATCTTGAATTTCACTGGCAGGAGCAAAAGTTTTGGTCTTCTTTTGTTTTTTAAAGAAGCTTCTATCCTTACGGATTTCCGGCCTTACCGGAGCCGATGTAATAACTGGCTTATCTTCTTTTGGAATCTCCACTGGAATGACCGGCGGAACCACTTTGATCTCTTCTGTTTTCACCGCTGCCGGAGGAGGCATCGGCGCTATTTCAATTTTTTTAGTTTT
This is a stretch of genomic DNA from Bdellovibrio reynosensis. It encodes these proteins:
- the rpoN gene encoding RNA polymerase factor sigma-54, coding for MALRQTMNLSQSLVITPQLQQAIKLLQMSRMELESAVRSELEENPILEEAETLKEEDLQRTKDAANEVEHSEAAPDQNVQDPQKQDEFEWESYIEANQKPPQSGMAGSEEIMNYENVITASQTLHDHLYWQVKMNGFSEEEEQAADALIGAIDDDGYIKIPLEQIAEEEKVDLGLLQDTLTLIHEFDPAGVGARDLKECLLIQAKHLEEDTHDLVNLINNHLKDLEKKNYEAIAKALNRDVEDIIEICKIIYAMDPKPGRAFVASDTHYVTPDVYVYKVGDDYVVSLNEDGLPRLKISNFYKNMLKGGKTTGDKTQDYIQEKLRSAVWLIKSIHQRQRTIYKVAESIVKHQRDFFDRGSEYLKPMVLRDIANDIGMHESTVSRVTTAKYVHTPQGIYELKYFFNSGISSSDGDSLASESVKIKIKDLVAKEDPKNPLSDQKIVDLLKVEGIQIARRTVAKYRDVLKILPSSQRKKYF
- the lptB gene encoding LPS export ABC transporter ATP-binding protein, with translation MSMLTIKDISKSFKKRRVVDGVSFSVESGQVVGLLGPNGAGKTTSFYMVVGLVQSDSGTINIDEVNISKEPMYRRARVGLSYLAQEPSIFRKLTVAENIVVALEAHGYSGAQRSEKLEQLIGDFHINHIRDSYGYALSGGERRRVEIARALAGSPKFLLLDEPFAGIDPIAVADIQNIIRDLKAKGIGVLITDHNVRETLGICDYAYILKDGKIQVSGSSDEIATSELARKFYLGENFKL
- the lptC gene encoding LPS export ABC transporter periplasmic protein LptC translates to MAKFKNLIFGTLLVILFVEILIVFPSKLEIEDEAAVRKRAEEQERIQEEKEKRIARGEKVEEPSSLAEQKMQGVHLVESQSGTRDWELYAASAEGSQTAGTWKLKQVKVFFYNQEKVEFTVTGDSGTIDSKSKDLSVIGNVVTRSENGYVFNTPSIFYSAKKRQIDSPEKVSMKGPDDTTGEGLSVLGGRMRVLVDQSKMLIQDKVAASKSVNDNKRFDILADSAEFSGKHKQAKFQGAVRLVYDKMTLEGPEASFLYKSGADILSSVAVSGGVKVSDLDKFATSESVNLDLLTNKYVFKGSPKVIQNNDELTGEEIIFLEGGKKVKVERVRAKVENKDQ
- a CDS encoding ExbD/TolR family protein, with the protein product MAIFRPGERHRYHNILSKRKGKRDVTALLSLTAMVDMFTVLVIFLLQNYNATGEILYIPKEVVLPKASAVRELKPAHVVTISNKEILLDKDTVATFDEVKGSEDWNIPNLKTQLEAALAKSKAEQESKLQNQIRDVVETTRGESEEDPNAWSKVTIQADKGVDFLTVKKVLFTVTEAGAGEINFAVTKQPQESTSN
- a CDS encoding ExbD/TolR family protein, translating into MAHIDSGDSRGRKKNIELNLVPFIDLMSVLITFLLITAVWTQVSMIQIGSSLYGKKMDTQPSPTPPPNADVVVKVDVKEVGYVLTVGRQVISLPMVNEQFDDAGLVAQLQRVKQLYPEKVDAVVSVADAVPYEQLIKAMDNCLSAGFSAISVATGGPN
- a CDS encoding MotA/TolQ/ExbB proton channel family protein; this translates as MNPTVTVDNMNFIQRAFAEGGFVMYVIAVIAILAVFVIVERLMKLKNLSVDKKEFTDQIFRMVVAGDLRQAISYCDARPAPLTNTVKAGLVQAMNKRPDEEVQVAMDAAVMREMPKVEGWTSFLAVFGNVAVLAGLLGTIIGMIGSFRAVAAADPATKALELSKGISHALNCTAFGLLVAIISIVAYGLFQHRIQKTENEVIETSMSLLNLVVANREKIKD
- a CDS encoding AgmX/PglI C-terminal domain-containing protein translates to MRSPLIFRIFKNNQLVGVKQFDQDQIVVGHNAEVHLDLESDAVSPIHCLIELRDNGYYVCDLGSQQGTFKNGQAVLDEMISSGDEIEVGPFKIVFFVGVPKPKAAPGASTVSATTAAIDLDKTKKIEIAPMPPPAAVKTEEIKVVPPVIPVEIPKEDKPVITSAPVRPEIRKDRSFFKKQKKTKTFAPASEIQDLKSYLKPTKGTTVQVVVTWKERILTTYHFRGNKTIRVNAGGDHSVALPEGLLNRGFPIVEMAGGLKVNANADMTVELVTSNGTRAVTSAAGIRVDQNEMACVTLPGGNIHLYIRHVPQAATVPMLPMMLSSSELTGLVMSLVLVGLLALYISATIPKDWQENKQEEVQRIAQVIFNKPPEAATPVPTPPPPEPPPVPTPVPTPTPPPQKVVVSDKTRDAQKKGAVAEKAAKTQVAARASEVAPKPMAKDRTKKFTSTRQGGAIKTGQTAGANAQSSNKDISKVGLFSAFGGGGSRKEIDKAYSGAGEVLGMADKASGASGFNEDRAGDNLGSKFKDSGAGGKGTATQGIAGVGTKGRGSGQSAYGASEGFGSKNSVAIEGGGAEESFVGTIDKEAIRRVIRAKKHELQSCYERALNTLQKGTSLEGKIVLSWEIVAQGQARNVKVKSSTLGNRQVENCIRDRLASWTFPEPPPGLVAEVQAYPFVLNQAN